In a genomic window of Flavobacterium sp. KACC 22761:
- a CDS encoding (Fe-S)-binding protein, with the protein MSESLVVPTMAEMLAQGTQPEVLFWVGCAGSFDDRAKKITKAFVRILNRTNVSFAVLGTEESCTGDPAKRAGNEFLFQMQAMMNIEVLNAYEAKKIVTACPHCFNTLKNEYPELGGNYEVIHHTEFLKSLIDEGRLTVEGGQFKGKKITFHDPCYLGRANKVYEAPRDLIQKLDVELVEMKRSKANGLCCGAGGAQMFKDAEPGNKEVNVLRTEDALETKPDIIAAGCPFCNTMLTDGIKHAHKEGEVKVMDVAELIANAQDL; encoded by the coding sequence ATGTCAGAAAGTTTAGTAGTGCCAACAATGGCTGAAATGCTAGCCCAAGGAACACAACCAGAAGTTTTATTTTGGGTAGGTTGCGCGGGAAGTTTTGATGATAGAGCAAAAAAAATTACCAAAGCATTTGTGCGTATTTTAAATCGTACGAATGTTTCATTTGCAGTTTTAGGTACTGAAGAGAGTTGTACTGGAGATCCTGCAAAACGTGCCGGAAATGAATTTTTGTTCCAAATGCAAGCTATGATGAATATCGAGGTATTAAATGCATACGAAGCAAAAAAGATTGTAACGGCTTGTCCGCATTGTTTTAATACTTTGAAAAATGAATATCCTGAATTAGGTGGGAACTATGAAGTTATCCATCATACAGAATTTTTAAAGTCATTGATTGATGAGGGCAGATTGACTGTTGAAGGTGGTCAGTTTAAAGGAAAGAAAATTACTTTTCATGATCCTTGTTATTTAGGAAGAGCAAATAAAGTTTATGAAGCTCCAAGAGACTTGATTCAGAAATTAGATGTTGAATTAGTTGAAATGAAGCGTTCTAAAGCGAATGGATTATGCTGTGGAGCTGGTGGAGCACAAATGTTTAAAGATGCTGAACCAGGAAATAAAGAAGTGAATGTTTTGCGTACGGAAGATGCTTTAGAGACTAAACCGGATATTATTGCTGCTGGATGTCCTTTCTGCAACACAATGTTGACAGACGGAATTAAACATGCGCATAAGGAAGGTGAGGTAAAAGTAATGGATGTTGCAGAATTAATCGCGAATGCGCAAGATTTGTAA
- the aroC gene encoding chorismate synthase, with product MAGNSYGTLYRVTTFGESHGEALGGIIDGCPSGIQLDFEAIEVEMARRKPGQSAIVTQRKEPDAVQFLSGIFEGKTTGTPIGFIIPNTNQKSDDYSHIKDNYRPSHADYVYDQKYGFRDYRGGGRSSARETASRVVAGAIAKQMLPEIKINAYVSSVGPIHLDTPYQDLDFSKIESNPVRCPDEKSAAIMEEYIRDIRKQGDTVGGVVSCVIQNVPVGLGEPVFDKLHAELGKAMLSINAVKGFEYGSGFSGSEMKGSEHNDLYNPDGTTKTNLSGGIQGGISNGMDIYFRVAFKPVATIMQTQDSLDNKGNITPMTGKGRHDPCVVPRAVPIVEAMAAIVLADFYLINKTY from the coding sequence ATGGCAGGAAATAGCTACGGCACATTATATAGAGTTACAACATTTGGCGAGTCACACGGTGAAGCTTTAGGCGGTATTATTGATGGATGTCCATCAGGGATTCAATTGGATTTTGAAGCAATTGAAGTTGAAATGGCACGAAGAAAACCTGGACAATCAGCAATTGTAACCCAAAGAAAAGAACCAGATGCAGTTCAGTTTTTATCTGGAATTTTTGAAGGAAAAACAACAGGAACTCCAATTGGTTTTATTATTCCGAATACCAATCAAAAATCTGACGATTACTCTCATATCAAAGATAATTATAGACCAAGCCACGCTGATTATGTATACGACCAAAAATATGGTTTTCGCGATTACAGAGGTGGAGGAAGAAGTTCTGCGCGCGAAACGGCAAGCCGTGTAGTTGCTGGAGCAATCGCAAAACAGATGCTTCCTGAAATTAAAATTAATGCTTACGTTTCTTCTGTAGGTCCAATTCATTTAGATACACCATATCAAGATTTAGATTTTTCGAAAATTGAAAGCAATCCAGTTCGTTGTCCAGATGAGAAATCGGCTGCGATTATGGAAGAATATATTCGTGACATCCGCAAACAAGGCGATACGGTTGGAGGTGTTGTTTCATGTGTAATTCAAAATGTTCCTGTTGGATTAGGAGAGCCTGTTTTTGATAAATTGCACGCCGAATTAGGAAAAGCAATGCTTTCAATAAATGCCGTAAAAGGTTTTGAATACGGAAGCGGTTTTTCTGGATCAGAAATGAAAGGAAGCGAGCACAACGATTTGTATAATCCTGACGGAACTACAAAAACAAATCTTTCTGGAGGAATTCAGGGAGGAATCAGCAACGGAATGGATATCTATTTCAGAGTGGCTTTCAAGCCAGTTGCTACAATTATGCAAACTCAAGATTCATTAGATAATAAAGGAAATATTACACCAATGACTGGCAAAGGACGCCATGATCCTTGTGTTGTACCTCGTGCGGTGCCAATTGTTGAGGCAATGGCCGCAATTGTTTTGGCTGATTTTTATTTAATCAACAAAACATATTGA
- a CDS encoding formimidoylglutamase, giving the protein MEKLIPFTVNDLAKVTNHRSGEIKFGEKMIVIPKEADKVKFLTESEAKYVLLGIPEDIGVRANYGRPGTASAWENAIKSIANIQHNRFSKGSQIIVLGQINVAQEMRDVENLDFNDIDDRSKLSQLVEKIDKEVSHIIFTIIKAGKTPIIIGGGHNNAYGNIKGSALAKGKPINAINFDAHSDFRILEGRHSGNGFSYAYEEGFLKKYFIFGLHENYTSKSVLDIIKKLEDRVRYNTYDSVNIRKEKDFNREMIMALEFIKNDSFGIEIDLDAIPNIASSAMTISGFSVEELRQFVSFFGQHKNATYLHICEGAPDLADSPNNNLIGKLIGYLITDFIKANNEKEKSN; this is encoded by the coding sequence ATGGAGAAATTAATTCCTTTTACTGTTAATGATTTAGCTAAAGTCACAAATCACCGAAGCGGCGAAATTAAATTCGGCGAGAAAATGATTGTCATTCCTAAAGAGGCTGACAAAGTAAAATTCTTGACTGAAAGTGAGGCTAAATATGTACTTTTAGGAATTCCTGAAGATATTGGCGTGCGCGCAAATTACGGTCGTCCAGGTACTGCATCGGCATGGGAAAATGCTATAAAAAGCATTGCCAATATTCAGCATAATCGTTTTTCAAAAGGAAGCCAGATCATTGTTTTAGGACAAATTAATGTTGCACAAGAAATGCGCGATGTCGAAAATCTTGACTTTAATGACATTGACGATCGCTCAAAACTAAGCCAGCTTGTTGAAAAAATTGACAAAGAGGTTTCACATATTATTTTTACCATTATAAAAGCAGGCAAAACTCCAATTATCATTGGCGGAGGCCACAATAATGCTTACGGAAATATCAAAGGTTCGGCTCTTGCCAAAGGAAAACCAATCAATGCGATAAACTTTGACGCTCATTCTGATTTTAGGATTCTAGAAGGACGCCATAGCGGAAACGGATTTTCATATGCCTATGAAGAAGGTTTTCTGAAAAAATATTTCATTTTTGGATTGCACGAAAATTACACTTCAAAAAGCGTTTTAGATATCATCAAAAAACTTGAAGATCGTGTACGCTATAATACGTATGATAGCGTAAATATCCGAAAAGAAAAAGATTTTAATAGGGAAATGATCATGGCATTAGAATTTATAAAAAATGATTCTTTTGGAATTGAAATCGATCTGGATGCGATTCCAAATATTGCCAGCAGTGCCATGACCATCAGTGGTTTCTCTGTAGAAGAACTGCGCCAGTTTGTTTCTTTCTTCGGACAACATAAAAATGCTACTTATTTGCATATTTGTGAAGGAGCGCCAGATTTAGCCGATTCTCCAAACAACAATTTGATTGGAAAATTGATTGGTTATTTAATTACCGATTTCATAAAAGCAAACAACGAAAAAGAAAAATCCAACTGA
- a CDS encoding UDP-2,3-diacylglucosamine diphosphatase, translated as MKKRNVELVVISDVHLGTYGSHAKELNNYLSSIKPKTLVLNGDIIDAWQFRKSYFPKSHLRVIQRIIGMASKGTKVYYITGNHDEILRKFSDMNMGNFSLVDKLVLELDDKKAWIFHGDVFDASVQHSKWIAKLGGLGYDYLILSNRFVNWCLSKLGREPYSFSKKIKASVKKAVKFISDFETTATDLAIEKKYDYVICGHIHEPKIITKENRHGSTLYLNSGDWVENLTALEYHKKRWKLYSYAESNFTEEENLFEMEDNLTSQLLISIMKKK; from the coding sequence TTGAAAAAGAGAAATGTTGAACTGGTTGTTATTTCAGACGTTCATTTGGGAACCTACGGAAGCCACGCCAAGGAACTAAACAACTATTTATCAAGCATAAAACCCAAAACACTTGTTTTAAACGGAGACATAATTGATGCTTGGCAATTCCGAAAATCCTATTTTCCAAAATCCCATTTAAGAGTGATTCAGCGTATCATCGGAATGGCTTCTAAAGGGACAAAAGTGTATTACATTACCGGAAATCACGATGAAATTCTTCGAAAATTCAGCGACATGAATATGGGAAATTTTTCATTAGTCGATAAATTAGTTCTCGAATTAGACGACAAAAAAGCTTGGATTTTTCACGGAGATGTTTTTGATGCTTCTGTTCAGCATTCAAAATGGATTGCAAAATTAGGAGGATTAGGTTATGATTATTTGATTCTTTCCAATCGTTTTGTCAACTGGTGTTTATCAAAATTAGGACGCGAGCCGTATTCCTTTTCTAAAAAAATCAAAGCCAGCGTTAAAAAAGCGGTAAAATTTATTTCAGATTTTGAAACTACGGCAACAGATTTGGCAATTGAAAAAAAATACGATTACGTCATCTGCGGGCATATTCACGAACCAAAAATCATTACCAAAGAAAACCGTCACGGATCAACTTTATATTTAAATTCTGGTGACTGGGTCGAAAACTTGACAGCCTTGGAATACCATAAAAAGCGTTGGAAATTATATTCTTATGCCGAAAGCAATTTTACTGAAGAAGAAAATCTATTCGAAATGGAAGATAATTTAACTTCACAATTATTGATTTCTATTATGAAAAAAAAATAA
- a CDS encoding dicarboxylate/amino acid:cation symporter, producing the protein MQQVTETKKKSFLSGLTAQIIVAMVLGATLGIILHGTLSPEGAQSFSSKIKMLATIFIRLVQMIISPLVFTTLVVGIAKLGDIKTVGRVGGKALGWFFTASFISLLIGLFYVNILEPGVGLKLGHVDMTAAAEVTGKTKTLSVENFVEHIVPKSLFEAMATNEILQIVIFSIFFGLAAASIGSPVKPVINALDKASHIVLKMVNYVMNFAPIGVFGAIAGVFAIRDAEELVITYFKFFGSFLVGISTLWVVLIGVGYIFLKGRMTELLRRIVGPLAIAFGTTSSEAVFPKLTEELEDFGVKDKIVSFMLPLGYSFNLDGSMMYMTFASIFIAQFYGVHLDIPTQMVMLLVLMLTSKGIAGVPRASLVVVAATCGMFDIPVEGIALILPIDHFCDMFRSATNVLGNALATSVVGQWEGNKEINAGLEE; encoded by the coding sequence ATGCAACAAGTTACAGAAACTAAAAAAAAATCATTTCTTTCAGGATTAACAGCTCAGATTATTGTCGCAATGGTCTTAGGGGCTACTTTGGGGATTATATTACATGGAACACTTTCTCCTGAAGGCGCACAATCTTTCAGCAGCAAAATCAAAATGCTGGCAACTATTTTTATTCGATTAGTTCAAATGATTATTTCGCCTTTGGTATTTACTACTTTAGTAGTGGGAATTGCTAAACTTGGTGATATCAAAACGGTTGGAAGAGTTGGAGGAAAGGCCCTTGGATGGTTTTTTACAGCATCATTCATATCATTGCTGATCGGTTTGTTTTATGTAAATATTCTTGAACCAGGAGTTGGTTTGAAATTAGGTCACGTTGATATGACAGCGGCGGCAGAAGTAACAGGAAAAACTAAAACACTTTCTGTTGAGAATTTTGTTGAGCATATTGTGCCAAAAAGCCTTTTTGAAGCAATGGCAACAAATGAAATCCTGCAGATTGTAATATTTTCAATCTTTTTCGGACTAGCTGCGGCGTCTATCGGAAGTCCTGTAAAACCTGTGATTAATGCATTAGACAAAGCTTCGCATATCGTTTTGAAAATGGTAAATTATGTAATGAACTTTGCTCCAATTGGAGTTTTTGGTGCCATTGCGGGAGTTTTTGCCATTAGAGATGCTGAAGAATTAGTAATTACCTATTTTAAATTCTTTGGATCATTTTTAGTTGGAATTAGTACTTTATGGGTTGTCTTGATTGGAGTGGGTTATATTTTCTTAAAAGGAAGAATGACCGAATTGCTAAGACGTATTGTTGGGCCTTTGGCGATTGCTTTTGGAACCACTAGTAGTGAAGCAGTTTTTCCTAAATTGACTGAAGAGTTAGAGGATTTTGGTGTAAAGGATAAAATTGTTTCGTTCATGTTGCCGCTTGGATATTCATTTAATTTGGATGGAAGTATGATGTACATGACTTTTGCCAGTATCTTTATTGCTCAGTTTTACGGAGTTCATTTAGATATTCCAACGCAAATGGTGATGCTTTTGGTTTTGATGCTTACTAGTAAAGGAATTGCGGGTGTGCCAAGAGCAAGTTTGGTAGTTGTTGCAGCGACATGTGGTATGTTTGATATTCCTGTTGAGGGAATTGCATTAATTTTGCCTATTGATCATTTCTGTGATATGTTCAGAAGTGCGACTAACGTACTGGGCAATGCATTAGCAACTTCTGTTGTTGGACAATGGGAAGGCAATAAAGAAATAAACGCTGGTTTAGAGGAATAA
- a CDS encoding protease complex subunit PrcB family protein: protein MKKVISVLAVFVLISCGAKKTSGSTALYEVLTEQSDGGGNIKFFEILTEPNEIKMLQNDPFLADKMKQADIANSNYIILNMGEKNTGGYTIGVEKVEETDKNIIITVKENNPAPDAMVTQSVTYPYTVVRVHSKKEIIVK, encoded by the coding sequence ATGAAAAAGGTAATTTCAGTTTTAGCAGTTTTTGTTTTGATTTCCTGTGGTGCAAAAAAAACTTCAGGTTCAACGGCTTTATATGAAGTTTTGACTGAACAATCGGATGGAGGCGGAAACATCAAATTTTTTGAAATTTTGACGGAACCAAATGAAATCAAAATGCTTCAAAATGATCCGTTTTTGGCTGATAAAATGAAGCAGGCTGACATTGCGAATTCGAACTATATCATTTTAAATATGGGAGAAAAAAACACTGGAGGTTATACTATTGGTGTTGAAAAAGTCGAAGAAACGGATAAGAATATTATAATTACAGTAAAGGAAAATAATCCTGCTCCAGATGCAATGGTAACGCAATCTGTTACATATCCTTATACGGTTGTAAGAGTGCATTCTAAAAAAGAAATTATTGTTAAATAA
- a CDS encoding response regulator, with protein sequence MPRMRIFFLLIFFLNCVCSSAFTQSEAISEARINKLVKQAWDDFKDSNFEKSLITSRVALNYATTIKNNTLIAKSYKIIAGNYSELSEFDKAIFFYNKSLFYANKTNNDSIKYSLHNNLGNIYCFEKKQFDKGISYYKKSIAYSLKINDIDQVYFTNVNIAWAYFDIGKFKEGYPYLKFVGNNIEKYGDESTEIVVNMLNGMYSSFKNENDTANAYFLSAIAAGKNGDEKSDLSYAHLEYSKFLLKIKKYKEAYENLTLYNQITEELYNQEKLKKASTAGFNLELDEYKRQIDKIENEKISQYQSLKKSRIIVILFVLISLILLILIITLIKNIRFKKKHNLELVKAKEIAEEASLLKTQFISTISHELRTPLYGVVGITNMLLEEHKELSRSQHLSSLKFSARYLLSLVNDILQINKIEENKVVLENLTFNISDEIMMIKNSLSFLSQKNNNKINIYIDPDIPEYLIGDKLRLAQILMNLVSNALKFTKNGEVEVKVDLLKTEGKNHFLDFLIKDNGVGIATVDQSKIFEKFVQVGRKDEDYQGTGLGLSIVKRLLGLFGSTITLESEVGQGTSFSFVIPFEHDPEKTKKIIDEIEVDLTSNEVHKILIVEDNRINQLVTKKIIEKNNYICIVADDGFGALEILEKETFDLILMDINMPLMNGFETSKRIRLQDIKTPIVALTAFDKDEITDEAISSGINDIIIKPFEPVKLFKIISYLIEEAKNAG encoded by the coding sequence ATGCCCCGCATGCGGATTTTTTTTCTTTTAATCTTTTTTCTGAATTGTGTTTGCAGTTCGGCATTCACGCAGTCTGAAGCTATTTCTGAGGCTAGAATAAATAAGCTTGTCAAACAAGCATGGGATGATTTTAAAGATTCAAATTTTGAAAAATCATTAATTACTTCTCGAGTTGCGCTAAATTATGCAACAACTATAAAAAACAACACCTTAATAGCAAAATCGTATAAAATAATTGCTGGCAATTACAGCGAATTGTCTGAGTTTGACAAAGCTATTTTTTTCTACAATAAAAGTTTATTTTACGCTAATAAAACAAACAATGATTCAATAAAATATAGTCTGCACAATAATTTAGGGAACATTTATTGTTTTGAAAAAAAGCAATTTGATAAAGGAATTTCATATTATAAAAAATCAATAGCTTACAGCTTGAAAATCAATGATATTGACCAAGTGTATTTTACCAATGTCAATATTGCTTGGGCTTATTTTGATATTGGGAAATTTAAAGAAGGATATCCTTATTTAAAATTTGTTGGTAATAATATCGAGAAATACGGTGATGAATCGACGGAAATTGTTGTGAATATGCTCAACGGAATGTATTCGTCTTTCAAAAATGAAAATGATACTGCAAATGCCTATTTTTTGAGCGCAATTGCAGCAGGAAAAAACGGCGATGAAAAGTCAGATTTGTCGTATGCACATTTAGAATATTCCAAGTTTTTACTCAAAATCAAAAAATATAAGGAAGCTTATGAAAATCTGACGCTTTATAATCAAATAACGGAGGAATTATACAATCAAGAAAAATTAAAAAAAGCATCTACGGCCGGTTTCAATCTCGAACTTGATGAATATAAACGACAGATTGACAAGATTGAAAACGAGAAAATTTCGCAATATCAAAGCCTTAAAAAATCCCGTATTATTGTGATTTTGTTTGTGCTGATTTCGTTGATCTTGCTCATTTTGATTATTACATTGATCAAAAACATCAGATTTAAAAAGAAACACAATTTAGAGCTTGTTAAAGCTAAAGAAATTGCAGAGGAAGCCTCTCTGCTCAAAACACAGTTTATTTCGACTATAAGCCATGAATTGCGTACGCCGCTGTATGGTGTGGTAGGCATTACGAATATGCTTTTAGAAGAGCATAAAGAGTTGTCACGAAGCCAGCATTTAAGTTCACTGAAATTCTCTGCCAGATATTTGCTTTCTCTTGTAAATGATATTTTGCAGATTAACAAGATTGAAGAAAATAAAGTCGTACTTGAAAATTTGACATTTAATATTTCTGATGAAATTATGATGATCAAAAATTCGCTTTCTTTTTTGTCTCAGAAAAACAATAATAAAATAAATATTTACATAGATCCTGACATTCCTGAATATTTGATAGGCGACAAGTTAAGGCTTGCGCAAATTTTGATGAACTTGGTCAGCAATGCTTTGAAGTTTACAAAAAATGGAGAAGTTGAAGTAAAGGTTGATCTTTTGAAAACGGAGGGAAAAAATCATTTTCTAGACTTTTTAATCAAAGACAATGGTGTTGGGATTGCAACTGTAGATCAAAGTAAAATTTTTGAAAAATTTGTTCAAGTAGGCCGTAAAGATGAAGATTATCAAGGAACCGGTTTAGGTTTGAGCATAGTAAAGCGTTTACTGGGATTGTTTGGAAGCACAATTACATTGGAAAGCGAGGTAGGGCAAGGAACTTCATTTTCATTTGTGATTCCGTTTGAGCATGATCCTGAGAAAACGAAAAAGATAATTGACGAGATTGAAGTTGATTTGACTTCAAATGAAGTTCATAAAATTTTGATTGTCGAAGATAATCGAATAAATCAGCTGGTAACGAAGAAAATTATTGAGAAAAACAATTATATCTGTATAGTGGCAGATGATGGTTTTGGGGCATTAGAGATTCTGGAAAAAGAAACTTTCGATCTTATTTTGATGGATATCAATATGCCATTGATGAACGGCTTTGAAACCAGTAAAAGAATTCGGTTACAAGATATAAAAACACCAATTGTTGCTTTAACGGCTTTTGACAAAGACGAAATAACCGATGAGGCAATTTCATCTGGAATAAATGATATTATAATCAAGCCTTTTGAGCCTGTTAAGCTCTTTAAGATTATTAGTTACTTGATTGAAGAAGCAAAAAACGCTGGTTAG
- a CDS encoding DEAD/DEAH box helicase codes for MLFEDLSLSKSIQKAVFEEGYLNPTPIQEQSIPIILSGRDLIGCAQTGTGKTAAFAIPIIHQLHRIVGSSKKAKQIRALVVTPTRELAVQIGESFDTYGKYTNLTQLTIFGGVSQNPQVETLKKGVDILVATPGRLLDLHKQGFLDFDHLHTLVLDEADQMLDMGFINDVKKIVKLTPKNRQTLLFSATMPIAIRELAEMFLKDPEKVEVSPVSSTAENVEQRIYFVDKTEKRNLLYHLIKEENLSNVLVFSRTKHGADNVVKALRKKDIPAEAIHGDKSQNARQRVLDAFKNKEVGVLVATDIAARGIDIEQLPYVINFDLPNIPETYVHRIGRTGRAGNGGIAISFCGKDEHPYWKDIQKLIKVDVKVITEHPYQWHSGSPEAGEKPKNSNRSGGAHKSRKSNTSKKNKKRWY; via the coding sequence ATGTTATTCGAAGATTTATCACTTTCAAAAAGTATACAAAAAGCCGTATTTGAAGAAGGCTACCTAAATCCCACTCCAATTCAGGAACAATCTATTCCGATCATTTTATCAGGAAGAGATTTGATTGGTTGTGCGCAAACAGGTACAGGAAAAACAGCTGCATTTGCAATCCCAATCATACATCAGTTACACCGAATTGTAGGCTCATCAAAAAAAGCCAAACAAATTCGCGCACTTGTCGTTACGCCAACACGTGAACTTGCAGTGCAAATTGGAGAAAGTTTTGACACTTATGGCAAATACACCAATTTAACACAATTAACAATCTTTGGAGGCGTTTCGCAAAATCCACAAGTTGAAACCTTAAAAAAAGGAGTCGATATTTTGGTTGCAACTCCAGGAAGATTGCTTGATTTGCACAAACAAGGCTTTCTTGATTTTGACCATTTGCATACTTTGGTTTTAGACGAAGCCGATCAAATGCTGGATATGGGATTCATAAACGATGTAAAAAAGATTGTAAAGCTTACGCCAAAAAACCGTCAGACTTTATTATTCTCTGCAACAATGCCGATTGCTATTCGTGAATTGGCAGAAATGTTTTTGAAAGATCCAGAAAAAGTCGAAGTTTCGCCTGTTTCATCGACCGCAGAAAACGTAGAACAACGCATTTATTTTGTTGACAAAACCGAAAAAAGAAATTTGCTTTATCATTTGATCAAAGAAGAAAATTTATCCAATGTTTTGGTTTTTTCAAGAACAAAACATGGCGCTGATAATGTTGTAAAAGCGCTTCGCAAAAAAGATATTCCGGCAGAAGCCATTCACGGAGACAAATCGCAAAATGCAAGACAACGCGTCTTGGATGCTTTTAAAAACAAAGAAGTTGGCGTTCTAGTTGCTACCGATATTGCAGCACGAGGAATTGACATTGAGCAATTGCCGTATGTAATCAATTTTGATTTGCCTAATATTCCTGAAACTTACGTACACCGAATTGGTCGTACCGGACGCGCAGGAAATGGCGGAATTGCGATTTCTTTTTGCGGAAAAGATGAACATCCGTATTGGAAAGACATTCAAAAACTGATAAAAGTTGATGTAAAAGTAATTACTGAACATCCGTATCAATGGCATTCTGGAAGCCCTGAAGCAGGAGAAAAACCAAAAAATTCTAACAGAAGCGGAGGCGCTCACAAATCAAGAAAATCAAATACTTCTAAGAAAAATAAAAAACGCTGGTACTAA
- the bshA gene encoding N-acetyl-alpha-D-glucosaminyl L-malate synthase BshA, protein MKIAIVCYPTFGGSGVVATELGLELARRGHEIHFITYSQPVRLALLNPNVHYHEVNVPEYPLFHYQPYELALSSKLVDMVKLYKIEVLHVHYAIPHAYAGYMAKQMLKNEGINLPMITTLHGTDITLVGNHPFYKPAVTFSINKSDYVTSVSQSLKDDTLKLFKIKNKIRVIPNFIELDKVVKDPDAPCHRYVMAKENERIITHISNFRKVKRIPDIIKIFYNIQKEMPAKLMMVGDGPEKEKAEVLCMELGIYDKVIFFGNSNEIDKILCMTDLFLLPSETESFGLAALEAMALGVPVISSNSGGLPEVNFDGVSGYLSNVGDVEQMAENAIKILKDDETLKEFKKNALEVAKKFDIKNILPKYEALYQKAIDDYKE, encoded by the coding sequence ATGAAAATAGCAATAGTTTGTTATCCAACGTTTGGCGGTAGTGGGGTAGTAGCCACTGAGTTAGGTCTTGAATTAGCCAGACGCGGACACGAAATACATTTTATAACTTATAGCCAGCCGGTTCGATTGGCACTTTTGAATCCGAATGTTCATTATCACGAAGTTAATGTTCCGGAATATCCACTTTTTCATTATCAGCCTTATGAATTGGCTTTGTCGAGCAAATTAGTCGATATGGTGAAATTGTACAAGATTGAAGTTTTGCACGTGCATTATGCTATTCCGCACGCTTATGCGGGTTATATGGCAAAACAAATGCTGAAAAATGAAGGGATTAATTTGCCAATGATTACAACGCTTCACGGAACTGATATTACTCTTGTTGGAAATCATCCGTTTTATAAGCCTGCGGTGACTTTCAGCATCAATAAATCAGATTATGTGACTTCGGTTTCGCAGAGTTTGAAAGATGATACTTTGAAATTGTTCAAAATCAAGAATAAAATCAGGGTAATTCCGAACTTTATTGAATTAGATAAAGTCGTAAAAGATCCAGATGCGCCTTGTCATCGTTATGTAATGGCGAAGGAAAATGAGCGTATTATAACACATATCAGTAACTTCAGAAAGGTAAAGCGTATTCCTGATATCATAAAGATTTTCTACAATATTCAGAAAGAAATGCCTGCTAAATTGATGATGGTGGGTGATGGTCCTGAAAAAGAAAAGGCTGAAGTTTTATGCATGGAATTGGGAATTTACGACAAAGTAATTTTCTTTGGAAATAGTAATGAAATCGATAAGATTTTATGCATGACCGATTTGTTTTTGCTTCCATCGGAAACTGAAAGTTTTGGTTTGGCGGCTTTAGAGGCAATGGCTCTTGGTGTTCCGGTTATTTCTAGTAATTCGGGAGGTTTGCCTGAGGTTAATTTTGATGGAGTTTCGGGGTATTTGAGCAATGTTGGAGATGTTGAGCAAATGGCAGAGAATGCAATTAAGATCTTGAAAGATGATGAAACGCTGAAAGAGTTTAAAAAGAATGCGTTGGAAGTTGCCAAGAAATTTGATATTAAAAATATACTTCCAAAATACGAAGCATTGTATCAAAAAGCAATTGACGATTATAAAGAGTAA